One part of the Vigna radiata var. radiata cultivar VC1973A unplaced genomic scaffold, Vradiata_ver6 scaffold_216, whole genome shotgun sequence genome encodes these proteins:
- the LOC106754460 gene encoding uncharacterized protein LOC106754460: MGYVSVKAVLVSTGVLSMAMGLKLTLPLLSHFFLTQAPHVWTFFLTCFTPPYLYILLNFIILTILASSKLNNHLHHHSPPETALLLPSDPPIYDRPLLAVQIPAPDALHLSPAAQTDYTVSSDQYLYQTKPTLNNDALSEGNASAGCIHDENTPVKATVHDDDAAAVLSPSLLRKDSSDFSFADENEKPPVSARFSHRKTVRASPEGGKVVALGVAKAKKQETLESTWRTITEGRAMPLTRHLKKAETWETQGTPLRDLNGGPVMKKSETFAGREKNASTRLRKEPSLSQDELNRRVEAFINKFNAEMRLQRQESLRQYREMMNREAH; this comes from the exons atGGGTTATGTGTCTGTGAAAGCCGTTTTAGTTTCCACCGGGGTTTTATCAATGGCAATGGGTTTGAAACTCACACTCCCTTTGCTCTCGCATTTCTTTCTCACCCAAGCTCCACACGTCTGGACCTTCTTTCTCACCTGCTTCACTCCTCCCTACCTCTACATCCTCCTCAACTTCATCATCCTCACCATTCTCGCCTCTTCTAAACTCAATaaccacctccaccaccactcCCCGCCGGAAACCGCCCTCCTCCTCCCCTCCGACCCGCCTATTTACGACCGTCCTCTCCTCGCCGTCCAGATACCCGCTCCTGACGCCCTCCACCTATCCCCCGCCGCACAAACTGACTACACCGTATCTTCTGACCAATACCTTTACCAGACGAAACCGACGCTGAATAACGATGCGCTCAGCGAAGGCAACGCTTCTGCCGGTTGTATTCACGACGAGAACACGCCGGTGAAAGCGACGGTTCATGACGACGATGCCGCTGCCGTTCTCTCCCCGAGCCTGCTGAGAAAAGATTCATCGGACTTTTCCTTCGCAGATGAGAACGAGAAACCGCCTGTTTCTGCCAGATTCAGCCACCGGAAAACGGTTAGAGCCAGTCCAGAAG GGGGGAAGGTTGTGGCGTTGGGAGTAGCGAAGGCGAAGAAGCAGGAGACGTTGGAGAGCACGTGGAGGACGATAACGGAGGGGCGAGCGATGCCGTTAACTAGGCATTTGAAGAAGGCGGAGACGTGGGAGACGCAGGGGACGCCGTTGAGGGATTTGAACGGTGGACCTGTGATGAAGAAATCAGAGACGTTTGCCGGGAGGGAGAAGAACGCGTCGACGAGGCTGAGGAAGGAGCCATCGCTGAGTCAGGACGAATTGAACCGGCGAGTGGAAGCGTTCATCAACAAGTTCAACGCGGAGATGAGGTTGCAGAGGCAGGAGTCGCTGAGGCAGTACAGGGAGATGATGAATCGAGAAGCTCACTGA